TTTGAACCTGTTGATGATGAGAGAAGCACGGCAAAGGTTGGAGACGGAGTTGCAGTTTTCAGTTTGCCAAAGAGGACCAATAAAGTGTGGGAGCAGCTGATGATAACTACAAGTAAGAGCATCCAGCTGACCGTGTAGTCATTTCACGCACCATCTATCTCCAATAGGCAAGATGATGATTCCTGTGTCAGTGCTGCAGCTGTAATCATTAAATGAGTCTGGGGTCACACTTTGATCAATAAATATAGACAACTATTGTtacaattattatcattatgattattatcTCTGCCAGGAGGATCATGCGATTGGTCACGTGTGGGCAGATGTCCGGAAGTGAGTGTACACCTGTGTGTCTGTACACGGCTAATTTTTAATTCTGCTGCAGTAAATTGCATCATATTTTGAGTGTCCAGTTCTGTCTGCATGCATGAGACTCAGACTTTATCAgaacaccttttattacctgtTTCATACTGCATAGATATATACTTGAGATACTGACTACATTTTCATGCACATTCATTTTCCACTATTATTCCAAATATGACAATATTCCGAGATAGACTATCTAAATCATTGTAGTGTATTTATtggaatttatttttctgctgATACCAATACACATAATATGTTGAgccaatacaaaataattagaGGAGAGGTGTTCAAACATTTCATGCCAGGAGCCatttggagaaaaagaaagttctAAGCACCATCACTATTTTATCTTTACCTCATTTTAATATTACAGTTCACATAGCAGTACATTTGCCTCCCATTAGACTGGAACAGTGATGCTGTGCCTAGGCAGGTTGTGTGGAAGTCTTTATTGGACATTTAAAGTGCATCACAGATAATGGGCCCCCTCATGGCTCAACTATGGCCCTGTCTATCCTCCACAAACATCAGCCTCTGATAACATAATACACACtatagtggccatttgtccgataaataaaaaacaaacataaatcaaaaagggccactgacgcaccatgggtttgtgaTTTACGCAGgcaaaaataatgcattttccATACAGGATGCTCatggaaataaaacaagcaaacacaagaacaaaggACCTCCTCATGCTGCCTCTCCTGCTCTGGTAAAAtaccataggcctacccaggtgcatgctggtcctgtacctgcctataTGTAGGAACATATAACCCCAGGTGCCCACAGCGTTACCCAATTAATAAGCAAACAAACATCCAAAAGACTATGTATACCTAGACAATGATTTCTATTCTCAAACGGAGCTATTTCTGCAACATACAATGAAATTAGGAATATTCTATGTGCCATGTATTGACCTTAAGTGAATCTTCTTGATGAACCTACGacagaaaaaacatttgtaaaaggaGCTTTGTCAGGCAACACTCTCCTCGGGCAATTCTGCCATCTTCTGTTCACCAAGTTTCCTCTGTTGCGTCTACAAACAACACAGTCAGATATGACTTTGCTGGCAGCAGAGTTTGCGTTATTGATCCAGTACTTTTGCTGTAACCTGGACAACATGTGATTTCTtcctgcatgtctcagctgatGATGGATATGGTTCAACATTAGTTTGGATACATGCAGGTCTTTGGACAAAATGACTGGATGTTTGGATTCTGCTAGGATTTCAGCTGTGAacgtgtgtctttgtatgtatTGAATGATTGATTACTCTGCCTTTGCTAGATCTTCAGGAGTTAGGCTTTGCCCTTTAAGTGTGGCTTTTAAGCTCTGAACTCTTCATGTTCCTAAATCTTTAGATTGTCCTTTCTGAGGCCTGCAGAAGCACAAAACTCCTTTCTCTACTGTCCCAATAGCATGATAATTTCTTTGAGCATCAGAAACCAAGCCACATATCTTTTTAGTCTAATCCAAGATGAAAATCATTTTCTAAATCCTTGATGATAGCATTCACCATGAAGTCCCTTTTGACCTCTGGGTCATCTGCTGAAATCACATCAAGATCCACCTCCAGTTTAGGCCACGCCTCCTTTGACTTGTATACAAACTCCGGTCCTTTAATCCATCTGCTGTGTTTCAGAGAATCCTCAGCTCTTAATCCTCTTGATGCTTCATCTACTGGATTCTCCTTAGAACCCACATATCTCCACTAATCCACATCTGCAGCTTCTCTGATAACAGCGGTTCTGTTTGCCACAAAAGTGTGAAATCGCCTGGTCTCACTAGAGATATATTTAAGAACTGTTGTGCTGTCAGTACAGAAGACTGACTTCTCAAGCTTAAATTGCAACTCCTTCCGAAGCATTTTATCAACTAGAACAGCAAGAACTAAGGCTGTGAGTTCCAGTCGAGGAATTGTAGTCTGCTTTAGTGGAGCCACTGTGGCCTTTCCCAAGAGAAATGCAACATGTACTTTATGATCTTTTTCCAATCTCACATGAGACACAGTTCCATATTCAATTTGACTGGCATCAGAAAAGTGGTGAAGTTGGACTGTAGCAGGGTCTCTAAAGTCTCTGGGTTTAATACAGCGGTCCACTTTGAACTCAGACATCCTTTGGAGGTCCTCAAGCTAATTAGACTATTGCTCAGAGAAGAAGTGGGGAATAGCATCGTCCCATCCCAAGTTTCTCTTACAAAGCCCCTGCAGCAACAGCTTGGCTGGCATACTGAATGGGGATGGAAATCCCAAAGGGTCATaaaggacaggagaggaggggacggccggggcgccgacaggacacggagACTGCTGGGGATCCGCAGAACAGGACTGGGATTCCGGAGGCATGGCCTGCGGCACGGAGGCGGCACCGAGAACCAGCGTGGGCTGCGGCACGTAGGCGGCAGCTAAAACCGGCATGGCCTGTGGCACCAGAAACCGACATGgcctgcggcacagaggcggcagtgAGATCCAGCGTGGGCTGTGGCACGTAGGCGGCAGCTGAAACCGACGTGCTAATGGCAATTCAAAGTAATTTGCCTTAATGTCAGACATTTTGAAAGTTTCTTCTAAACTGCTTGTTGCACATCATTCAAATTCCGCAATCGGAAATAAATACAGGCAAAGGGCATGCAAAGGGTGCTCACTAGCCGATTAGATCCAATTCATCACACAAAGACGCACACTGAAGTCGGCTTTTTAATCAATGAAAGCCGCTGATAGTGGTGTGTGGGTATGGCACAATGATCGCATGCAGCGATTCAACGCTGTCAGACTTCTCAAACTTCACAAAATATggcaaggttttttttattttacgtaGTGTCCatttgtcccaaaaaaaaaacatgaatcaaaGGGTCACTGATTTTCCATTCAGGATTCCGGTTTTCTCATGATTTATTGAACTAAACAAAACGAGCAAACAACCAAAAGATTAATGGACCTCCTAATGCTGCCTCTCCTGCTCTGGTAAAAaaacataggcctacccaggtgcatgctggtcctgtatcAGCCTACTCCTATATATAACCCCAGGTGCCCACAGCTTTACccaattaataaacaaatgaaaaaacaaaaaaacacaagtatacATAGACAACAACGAAATAAACTAAACAAGCTATCCTAAtagataaaaaaaatctaacctaaataagcaaacataTAGAATAATAATCACTAAATACTAACATCAAATAAGTATAATAGtggtaatacaaaaaaaatctctAGGGGGCTAAACAGAAATGTTTTCATACCCAAATGTGAGACCCTTAAAATACAAACAGTTTATTCAGTCCTGATATGCATTCAACATTTTGTGATAAAGCACCCAAAAGCAAGAAGAAACGCTAGAGTTTCAATGCAGCAAATACATGACCAACCTTTTAGAATAGCGCATCATCTTGGGAAATCTGGACTAATTCCTGTACAACTCAGACACAGAGAGCTGCTGGTGGCAATTTGGAAGAATCACACAGTGCATTAGAATGAGCGCCTGTACTCCTTCTACATCCACAGAGAACGTCCTTTTTCAATGGCTCTTGAAAGTGCTGGTTAAATTCACAGTGGAAATCATTTCTGGCAGAGTTGGGTAGTCTGCAGCATTGCAGTCACTGGTTTGCCTTCAAAGAGTTAAGGTTTCACAACCAGTGATTTCAAGTGTGCATCGTTTTCTTGGAAGATTTTGGTCAATGTGCTGTGATTTCCATGCAAACCAATTAGTTCTCCAAGTCTCCAATAGCAAATGAATCCAGCATTATACCTCAATGTGTTTCAGATgataaaggaaaaaaagagatcagAGAAAGGGCTCTGTTGAAATACCAGGAGAAGCTCTCTGCACAGTCCACATCCAAGGTGAAGAAAGGGCATGCAGAGAAAAAATATGCACTGGAGAAAATGATGAAGGTACCATACTCAGTGACAGCACAATCTACTTATAGATCACATCACCAAGTGTCCAAAATGACCAGTTGGAAATCTGCTGTGAAATCTAGAACGACTTATTCTTAGTGTGTTTCACTTGATCCCAGCTtgaaagggagaaaagagacagTATCCAGAAAATCAAGGACAAAGAGCGAGAGAAAACCACAGCAGAGCTGGCAGCATGGCAactgagacagaaagaaaaagcagaggaagaagaccAACTCAAGCTCCACAGTCAGAGAGACGGTCAAAACAGACGAAAAGCTATGACAGAGAAGCAGGAAAATAGACGTTCAGATGGAGCACATGTCAAGCTGGGTaagtcacttcctgtgtgatCAAATCTGCTCCTACACTGGTTgcttttgcatttttattgaaCACATTCCTGCATTTAGATCAAAGAGGCGACAGTGAAGCAAAAAGCAGGAGAAAACAAGAGGACCTGCCTGCTCCGAGACTCGTTGGAAACATTCAAGTCACATTTACCCCGCGACTTTTTCCAACAGCCCTCAGGGAATCAAGAGTgccagaagaggaagaggtgacaGTTTCTCACCTCCTTTATGTCATTTACAGGGTTTCCTCTTGTCGTTAAACAACAGTAAGCATAATGTAGAGATTCCTTCCAAGTGTTGTACACAACGTggcaacattcacacacacattcttcagGATCTAAACActaacacattcacacagcgaTGGGCTTGGTGCCTTCCGTTCTTCCGTTTAGTGGATTAGCCACTTTGTTTTCCAATAACTGAATGACATGATTTAAtcttccctcctctttttttgtctctttaaatgtgcatgtggtACTTATCCACTTCAACGATACattcaatatttttaattaattgattaactTCTGGACAATGGATCATATGTGTTTAATGTTCACAGCGTTCAAAACATATCCCACATATTCTGAACACATTAGAGGTGAAAACTGAATGCTCGCTGGATAGCCTGACCAAACTCTACGCCCTTGATTATCTCTtccatttaaatgttgtgtttacaaactGTAAGCCACAATTCCTGTATAGTATGCCTTTTAAATTATGAAACATTCCCAGAAAACAACATGTCTCCAATTAAAGCTTTGTGTAAAGATTAAATGCATCATATCTTTTATGAGTGAAATTAACATTTTACCAACAGTGGCTCAAAAAACAAGCTGAAGGAAGGCGTTCAGTAAATGCAGATGTCGAAGAGCTGGGggacctgaaggaggaggagaggaacccTGACTGGTTAAAGGACAAAGGGGAGTAAGTGAAGTCTGCTCTCAAATCTATTTAAcagcgtgtgtttttgtgaacaTTTGGGGTCACTAAAttgatttttttccttcagCAAATGTTTTGTGACTGGGGACCACCTGGGGGCAGTGAACGCTTACAGCCTGGCTATCAGGCTCAACAGAAAGATCCCAGCTCTGTATTCAAACAGGGCTGCCTGCCATCTGAAGTTAAAAAATCTTCACAAGGCCATTGAGGATTCCTCTCAGGTCTGGACTATCACAGCATTTTACATGTGTTCATCTCTCCTCTACTCTGTGTCAGAGAACATTGAATTCAAGCTGCACTGCACGTCGCTGTCTTGAAACTgtacaaagagagaggaaaaaattATTATAACACTGCAGCCTCTGCACTGTGGATACAATTCTTGAAATCAAACATATCTTCAGTGGATATCATGTTGAGATCGAGTTTGATATCATATTCAATATTTGCCGTTTTTAATGGCAGTGTGATTTTCTTTCTACTGGCATGAGTTCTATATACTTTTCTTGTGAATCATTAGAACAGTGAAGCTGCATTAAGCCATTATGTAAAGTAGGAATACACATCTGTACTTGTTTATCTGCAGgcactttatttattgactCCACCAGTTGCTGCCAATGCAGCTTCCAGAGCCAGAGCCCATGTCCGCCGAGGGTCTGCTTTCTGCCAGCTGCAGCTCTATACAGAAGGTTTGAGCAGCAACAGTAACACTGTTGTAATGGATCCCCGAATATATAAAGTGTCATGAAACTTACTGCTGGTGAAATTActcctttattttcttcctttgggtcaaaatacattcattaaacTTGTAAACTATCACCGCCGTAAGAGCTTTAGCCTCGTACAGGTCCATTAAACTAATAAACTTTCTTAAATGTATAAATGCGCATCCGTCCGTAACAAGATCTGTAGCCATACTGTCAAGTTCGCATTCAGATGTAAAACAAAACTGTGATTCCTTTTaccttttcaaaaataaaagtctgattCATCTATTAGAGAGAAAGTAGCATAAAGCCTCTATaaattcttcaaacaatacaatatcaTCTAGGCATACGTCAAAACCAATAAGGCAAATACAAAGCAGGCTATCAacccaaaacaataaaccttccatggGGTTATTTACAACTGTTACTATACATCTTTGAATTTGATGTGTtggttttacacacacactgttgtattgtgtttaaAGACATAATAGTAGAGTAACAATAGCCTACGTCACTGTAGCATGTCTCTTCAGAATGATAAACAAATGGCTGAATAGGTGACTATGTCCGTCTGCTCTGTGCTGTCA
Above is a genomic segment from Cyclopterus lumpus isolate fCycLum1 chromosome 6, fCycLum1.pri, whole genome shotgun sequence containing:
- the dnaaf4 gene encoding dynein assembly factor 4, axonemal, with translation MPLLVTDYSWTQTDSTVCLSVPLKGATVRQVDILSTDHYLKVHYPPHLFEAFLFEPVDDERSTAKVGDGVAVFSLPKRTNKVWEQLMITTNDKGKKEIRERALLKYQEKLSAQSTSKVKKGHAEKKYALEKMMKLEREKRDSIQKIKDKEREKTTAELAAWQLRQKEKAEEEDQLKLHSQRDGQNRRKAMTEKQENRRSDGAHVKLDQRGDSEAKSRRKQEDLPAPRLVGNIQVTFTPRLFPTALRESRVPEEEEWLKKQAEGRRSVNADVEELGDLKEEERNPDWLKDKGDKCFVTGDHLGAVNAYSLAIRLNRKIPALYSNRAACHLKLKNLHKAIEDSSQALYLLTPPVAANAASRARAHVRRGSAFCQLQLYTEGLQDYQAALKMDPHNEALQADTQRVRDSIQGTAADP